CGCGCCGTCGGCCAGGTGGGCGCCGAGCAGCTCGGCCCACTGCGGCCAGGTGAACAGCCCCCGCTCGTAAAGCGCGACCGTCATGGCGAACACCTGGGCCTGCCAGGGCGCCGCGAACACCTGCTCGTCGCCGCGCGGCGGCAGCGGCAGCGCGTCACCGCACGCGGCCGAGATCTCCCGCAGGGCCTGCGCCGCCGTCGTCATTCGGCCGCCTCCAGGTACGGCTCCCAGGCATCGATGGAGACCATGATCTGGGGGTCGCCGTCCGGCCCCCAGAGCTCGCGACCGGTGAACTCGACGGTGTACAGCCATTCCGGGGTCTTCTCCGGGCGCTCGCCCAACGGGACGGCGTTGCGGTCGGGGAAGACGTGCGCGCCGTGCACCGCGATGACGGTGCCGACGTGGGCGCGCGCGTACCGCGGCAACCGGGTGTGGCCGGCGGGGTTGAGCTCGCGGGTGCGCACCTGCTGGCCGACGGCGTACGCCGGGCGCGTGTCGGTGGGCCGTTCGTAGGAGCCCTGGCCGGCGAAGCCGGCGATCAGCTGGTCGGCCGTGCGGGCGGTCAGGTCGGTGCGCTCGAGGAGGTCGAGGGCGACGATCGCGTTCTCCAGCGCCAGCGTCCAGATCTTGTAGTAGCTGCTGGACAGGTAGATGCTCGGCGGCAGCTTCTCGCGCTCGTGCCGCATCTGGTCGATGTTCCACAGCCCGAGCGCGCCGACGGCCAGCGTGAGCGCCAGCGCCCGCTTCTCCCACTCCGCGTGGAAGACGTGCTGGTCGCTCTCGGGGACCACCGGGCCGAACGAGTGGAACCCGCCCATGTCGTGCACGCCGTTCATGAGACCTCCTGCTGCGTTCCGGCCAGTCCGGTGCCGATCATGCTGTTGCGGTTGACCAGCGCGGCCAGCTCCTCCTCGGTCAGGTCCTCGGTGCCCTCGGGACGCATGGGCAGCACCAGGTAGCGCACCTCCGCCGTCGAGTCCCACACCTTGATCTGGGTGTCGTCGGGCAGCTCGACGCCGAAGTCGGAGAGGACGCCGCGCGGGTCGATCACCGCCTTCGAGCGGTACGCCGGCGACTTGTACCAGACCGGCGGCAGGCCGAGCACCGGCCACGGGTAGCACGAGCACAGCGTGCACACCACCATGTTGTGCCGCTCGGGGGTGTTCTCGACGACCACCATGTGCTCGCCCTGGCGCCCGACGTAGCCGAGGGAGGCGATCGCGGCGTCGGCGTCCGACAGCAGCCATTCCTTGTACTTCGGGTCGGTCCAGGCCTTGGCGATGACGGCAGCGCCGTTGTGCGGGCCGACCTCGGTCTCGTACCGTTCGACGACCGCGTCGAGCGCGGCCCGATCGACCAGCCCGTGCTCGGTCAGCAGGGTCTCCAGAGCACGCACCCGAGCGTCCATCTCGGACAGCTCGCTGTACTCGGCGTGCTCGTGCTCCTGGGCATGCTCATGGCTCATGAGAGAACCCTACCCGGCCGACGCGGACGCGAAAAACGGCCGGCGGACAAGCCGCCGGCCGTTTGGTGGTGCGCGATCGCTAGATGTGCTCGGAGAGGTTCTCCCCGACGTGGGTGTGCGACTCGGTGTTCTGCCCGGTGTAGAACTCCATCGTCAGACCGGCCACCATGCCGAGCACGATGACCGCGCCGACGCCGATCAGCCACGGGTACCAGAACGCGACGCCGGCCCCGATGATCGCGGTCGACAGCGCGAGGCCGAACGGCCAGTACGACGCCGGGGCGAAGAAGCCGAGCTCGCCGGCGCCCTCGAGGATCTCACCGTCGGTGCGGTCCTCGGGACGGGCGTCGATGCGCCGCGAGATGAACCAGAAGTAGCCGCCGATGAAGAAGCAGAGCAGCCCACACAGCATCAGGCCGACCGAGCCGGCCGGCTCGAAGTCGGTGACGATCAAGTAG
This is a stretch of genomic DNA from Cumulibacter manganitolerans. It encodes these proteins:
- a CDS encoding nitrile hydratase accessory protein, whose translation is MTTAAQALREISAACGDALPLPPRGDEQVFAAPWQAQVFAMTVALYERGLFTWPQWAELLGAHLADGAADGSDYYERWADALEELLGRQHIATGDEIRRTTQAWHDAAARTPHGQPIEL
- the nthB gene encoding nitrile hydratase subunit beta, producing MNGVHDMGGFHSFGPVVPESDQHVFHAEWEKRALALTLAVGALGLWNIDQMRHEREKLPPSIYLSSSYYKIWTLALENAIVALDLLERTDLTARTADQLIAGFAGQGSYERPTDTRPAYAVGQQVRTRELNPAGHTRLPRYARAHVGTVIAVHGAHVFPDRNAVPLGERPEKTPEWLYTVEFTGRELWGPDGDPQIMVSIDAWEPYLEAAE
- the nthA gene encoding nitrile hydratase subunit alpha yields the protein MSHEHAQEHEHAEYSELSEMDARVRALETLLTEHGLVDRAALDAVVERYETEVGPHNGAAVIAKAWTDPKYKEWLLSDADAAIASLGYVGRQGEHMVVVENTPERHNMVVCTLCSCYPWPVLGLPPVWYKSPAYRSKAVIDPRGVLSDFGVELPDDTQIKVWDSTAEVRYLVLPMRPEGTEDLTEEELAALVNRNSMIGTGLAGTQQEVS
- a CDS encoding cytochrome c oxidase subunit 4: MKLESAIFIGCGLFLEISGIVYLIVTDFEPAGSVGLMLCGLLCFFIGGYFWFISRRIDARPEDRTDGEILEGAGELGFFAPASYWPFGLALSTAIIGAGVAFWYPWLIGVGAVIVLGMVAGLTMEFYTGQNTESHTHVGENLSEHI